CTCCTTTGGTTAGAGGAGAGTATTGTTAGACATGCTGTGTGACTAAATATAGTGAGATCAAagtaaatgtttgaaaatgaatTGATGACAAACCTTGACTTCTTCTGGTGCGAGCAGCGTAGCATCACTAGCGCTGACTGGAGCCACCTCCTCCATAGCGATGGATGGCAGGTTAGACACCACTTTGACCTCAGGAACGGGCTGTGGACAAAGGGCAACATGAATGTGGGTTTCAATAACTGCACTGGCTTGCTACCCTTTACAGTCAGATATGTTCATATTATCAGTTtacatttacagtttatttctATTCCATTTTATGCATTGGTGTTACATTAGTCCTTCAGTGCCTCATCCTCTGAACACCCTAGGGTGGCGACTGGAACACACAAGCTGCAAGAAATTAACAACTGGCTAGCCTTGTTGTTAAAAATAGCCTACTGTCAAATTCTATTATATACTGTTTTTCAACTGTACACAATGTTATTGATTTTGAATCTTGCAAGCATAATGTTAGTTTTCTGGCTCGTATCTGAGCCAAAGGATTCTATGAGCTGAGCGGACTAGAAATACTAAACCTCAAGGTGTCCATAATCAGGAATTGATGGACTTCGCAGAGGCGAtctaattcctgataatggacacctcaTCGGGCAATATCCCTTACATATGTCTCAAaactttttaatgcattaagaaGCACAGActaaaatgatgatgtcactaaCCGGAGTTAGATCTAGGGTACACAATAGGGGTTTTGCTAAATAGGCCTGTGATTGCTGACACACTAAGTTCTAcaacattactattttatatttacttatgtttatatttaaaccctatattttaactgcactattttatgccttagattatcattttgcttttacttttacttgtgtgatttccccttttatatataaatattttatgagcatttttGAAAGATCCTGAggccaaagattttcattgccaatgactgctttgctggaattgacaaatgacaaataaagaaccttgaaacTTTCAGACGCTTTCAAAAGGACAGTCAATCTCAATATTTTAAGCATATTTAGCGACTTTCAGTCGGTGCTGTCAGGAGGCAAAACTTACTGGTTTAGGAGTGAAGTGGAAGTTGGAGAGAGCATCCAACTTTAGGAAGAGTGTGTCCATAAGCTTTTGAATTTCTACATGGGAAGGGttctccgtctctgtcttttgctgaaatcagaaaaatatacaataagAATGGATGCAGCacaggtatgtgtgtgtaagcagCAGTTTAAACAAGATAAAAGTCAAACCTGATTCTGCTTGAGGTATTCTTGCTCATAGATTTCTGCCAGGCTCTGTTTGCTCTTCTCATGGTCCAACGTTAGCCTCTTCTTGTACTCAAACACCTCCTCTTTGGGTTTCTCCTTGCGGACCACATCATCAAACGCCTAACAGAAACACATGTCAAATGCACTAGGTTATAGTcaggcaacaacaaaaaaaaaaaacagcttatgtttttttcagacaatatAAAGACACAATTTATTGTGACTAACCTGGTCTTTAATTCTCTGTTTGATGATGTCTTCAAGCTGTAGTGTGGTTTCCTCTGTGATACTAGGGGCTAAAAGAGCAAAGATAAAATCTTGTTATCTGATTTGAAATAGCACACAGAAAGAAATTCTCAACATTTTAATAACCTTGattaaacaacataaacataacCCCAGTCTGAATCAGTGTATAAATAACATACAGTCATCGGCCAACATGAGAATGCAACACACAAAAGAAGAGGAGTCACTCACCCATCCTGGACGTCTGCTCAAACTCCACGTGTTCCTCCAGCATGCTGTTCTCTGGACGAGTCTGTGCCGTCACCTCTCCGGACAACTGCCAGGGCTTCTCTCCTAGAGCTGCTTTCTCCAACTCCTCAATCTTCTCTGACATCTGCAGGTTAGATAGAATAATAATCGCCATTAGCGGGCATTCAGACTAAAATCAGCCCTGTGCTAAAACAACGCAAGCGGTCgcgttgatgtgtgtgtgttgcctcaGGTACTAGTGTGACATAAAACACAATACAGGACGTCCAGTTTGAGGAACAGGTCTGTTAATTTGAAGGATTATCAAGCCCAAGACATGCACCTGTTTACGTTTATCTGATAGCATTTAACATGTCGGTCTCATGTCTGAATAATTATGCAAAAGTCACGACGGCAATCTTACTAGATCAGACCTAGTAACATTTCTGTATCACCGTCAACTCAGCAGTACTGTCTGAATTGAATGCCGCCGGATTAACGTAAAGgttacagcagagagagagaaagaaatgtacGTCTTGCACTGTCCTATAAGACCGATATGCCCTGAAATTCACAAGTTGcgataatgtgttaaagaaattagtggcgttaaaacaaatttgcataaaCGGGTTATTATCGCATAAACTTTGACCGCCCTACTGATTACCTTTTCTTGCCGTTTCTCAAATGATGACTTTGATTCAGACTTTGCTGAGCTTTGAGTTTTtcctccaaaaatgtcctccaTGTCCTCTCCTTCGCTGTCCTCATCTCCTAAGAGGTTAAAGGTCACTTTCTTATGAGATGCTTTGGGCTCCTCATCCCTGGCAAAGAAGACACAAACATGCTGTTATCAACTGTACGTGCTTCTTCCACATATAATTATATGCATTACATAATTTTAATCACACTTACTCATCGACACCCTCCTGttcaccatcatcatcttccTCGTCATCTACTTCCTCTCCACCTTCTTCCCGGCTTTCATCCATGCTGTCGTCCTCGCCATCTGACTGGTCATCTGCTTTAGCTGGTTCACCATCCACAGCATCAAAGAAGTCCTTGTACTTGAGATTCCTTGAGCTCCTTAcctaaaaatataaacaataatccGTACATTTCCTCTATTCTGCACCATCAGGACACAACAGAATATGTGAGACCAAGtgataaaatacatacagtgattttcttttgctttttggtAGAAAGTATTTGATCCAAGTCGAGATCGTCGTCCTCATCGGAGGGCAGGTCCTGAAAATAGTCAAGCTCATTTTCGTTCGCATCCTCCTTTCCCTCTCGCTTGTCCATATCATCGAGAAACGACTCCATCTCTGACAGTTTGAAGAACGTATCATCAACCTCAGAGGGAACCACCTTCGTTTTGGAGCCTTTCCTTCCAATCTCCTTCTTCTGTTTCTCTCGCTTCTCCAGAGCATCCACATCAAAATCTAAATCAGAGTcctcatctgtgccatcctctGCACCATCCTCAGCCTCCACAGCCATTTTCTTTGACTGTCTGGGTGGttcctcctgctcttcttcatcaacattttcatcatcagtctcttcttcttcctcctcctcctctaccagCACCGTTAATGTCTCATCTGACAAAGCCTCATCAGCTGCATTCTTAAAGTGTTTCAGTACAGCGTTGTTCTGTAGCTCCAGCTCCTGCCAGATCTGCTCTTCATCAAAGTTCTCCACCACCAGCTGAGCCAAGGGGCTGCCTTTATAATCTGCAGGCTCCTGAGCTTTGTGGAGGTCATACAGGGTCTTAGTGAGAGAGGTAAAGTCTGCCGCCACTCCATCTTGAAGGCTGAAAAAGAGGAAACACACAACCCCATGAAgttgggtgaaagtctggtgtatgtctttttttgtgttttcatgtttaatgatttttttagaCCAGACGTCATCTACTAATTACATTGATTGAGAGACAATTGTGGCTTTC
Above is a genomic segment from Sebastes umbrosus isolate fSebUmb1 chromosome 2, fSebUmb1.pri, whole genome shotgun sequence containing:
- the mphosph10 gene encoding U3 small nucleolar ribonucleoprotein protein MPP10, encoding MSEPKKQHRKCFSVSLFTCDTRPSHVGETMASSGDIWSVLEECVKTINANTAQPESYLSLQDGVAADFTSLTKTLYDLHKAQEPADYKGSPLAQLVVENFDEEQIWQELELQNNAVLKHFKNAADEALSDETLTVLVEEEEEEEETDDENVDEEEQEEPPRQSKKMAVEAEDGAEDGTDEDSDLDFDVDALEKREKQKKEIGRKGSKTKVVPSEVDDTFFKLSEMESFLDDMDKREGKEDANENELDYFQDLPSDEDDDLDLDQILSTKKQKKITVRSSRNLKYKDFFDAVDGEPAKADDQSDGEDDSMDESREEGGEEVDDEEDDDGEQEGVDEDEEPKASHKKVTFNLLGDEDSEGEDMEDIFGGKTQSSAKSESKSSFEKRQEKMSEKIEELEKAALGEKPWQLSGEVTAQTRPENSMLEEHVEFEQTSRMAPSITEETTLQLEDIIKQRIKDQAFDDVVRKEKPKEEVFEYKKRLTLDHEKSKQSLAEIYEQEYLKQNQQKTETENPSHVEIQKLMDTLFLKLDALSNFHFTPKPPVPEVKVVSNLPSIAMEEVAPVSASDATLLAPEEVKEKNKAGDILGETEKTTTDKKRDRRHKKTVKRLKIKEKEKRQKLKEASKAGENRKPSKAEVTENLKKLTKGGKATILKDEGKDKALRSSQAFFSELQDQVKSQIKSAKDQSSKKKKHKEVSVSKLKL